In Helianthus annuus cultivar XRQ/B chromosome 3, HanXRQr2.0-SUNRISE, whole genome shotgun sequence, a single window of DNA contains:
- the LOC110927702 gene encoding EG45-like domain containing protein, giving the protein MVFMTRALILVSMVACLTSIAHAIAGQATFYTPPYVPSACFGNGDRGVMIAAANIGLFANRTACGTRYRVTCTGTTSTVLQPCTGNSVDVTIVDVCVSCAQNQLDLSQEAFAVIANPDAGRINIEYVRI; this is encoded by the exons ATGGTATTCATGACTAGAGCTCTTATCTTGGTTTCCATGGTAGCATGTCTCACATCAATTGCTCACGCCATTGCTGGCCAAGCGACTTTCTACACTCCGCCCTACGTTC CATCCGCATGTTTTGGCAACGGAGACCGTGGTGTTATGATTGCCGCAGCAAACATCGGCTTATTTGCCAACAGAACAGCCTGCGGGACTAGGTATCGTGTGACTTGTACCGGAACCACCTCAACTGTTTTGCAACCTTGCACAGGCAATAGTGTTGATGTTACCattgttgatgtttgtgtctcATGTGCACAAAATCAACTTGATCTTTCTCAAGAGGCATTTGCGGTGATTGCTAATCCTGATGCGGGGAGAATTAACATTGAATATGTCCG GATCTGA